A part of Verrucomicrobiales bacterium genomic DNA contains:
- a CDS encoding Ig-like domain-containing protein: protein MTLYSRFVALVCLLVAFGWNCRAADLLIDAVELKSDARVEIRFTPSPSSYYRLFRGRELRSIRDLVQVSLTSPMVTVATEDQGFFQLEQISRAAGLDSDADGLPDLYELGRPSFQPLNPADARLDFDRDGIPNVEEFQNGTDPEVGELRPTTVTASPAQGDDGVSVHRETVLSFSRPLSVGATLDNATLRADSLGRAILVRRAISPDRRRATLFYLEPLPSGSRVRVTLDGARLLDDRGIAVDGDADGQAGGVMVVEFDTAPSSAVPETAVIGRVFASELRPGTDTGINAVNRPLAGVIVTVDGQEESLRTVTDADGNFTLKPSPAGRFFVKVDGRTAVGSDWPSGNYYPIVGKAWEAVAGRLDNLAGGNGQIFLPRIAAGTLQVVKTSGNTVVSFPDDVLRANPALAGVSLLIPPGSLSDDAGLRGGRIGIAPVPPDRLPEPLPDDLQFPLVITVQSDGPQNLSIPAPICFPNLPDPETGLVAVGGSKSALWSFDHDKGYWEIVGSMTVSPDGSRVCTDPGVGIQQPGWHGVQPGASGSGGEVEKEEEQCSVLIVGPIGGTTNVVYSFGTSISGGGSWSWSAPGGEPSAGSGPEFSTRYAQLGDYQITVAYTSPDGEQECSDVHTVRITPDECRVSIGGFVRAVAGVRETYQATVHPEVGTYRWSVDSGGSLFGQGDGPTVDVAWRTGGRHVLKLVYTTKPPSGAPQTCEDEVSVFVDETLELLDHRDLPLSDAEPPFVGSTITVHGNLSSSLGRYEWSGSEGVNILNPASSHTQISFSSPGMKVIQATFTPFEESGKSQTRLVTLRVRDTCTVVLTPLRSVAAVGDPVTVTVTTAPDSGGTVSWEAVGATPATGTGRSFTTRYAKEGIYQVTATYETAQGERCSVLGSVQVGAIDCRLTLSGPSVLEPGEVGDFSVLGNGTSGFYAAKVATTGESLGFGQPGDGVPFEFGVGFNSPGTYTVEVVYLGTFALLTPGECTLTHTVTVSGPTPPVPSLADVSGAGSPAVRPVKGRNYYARVNLKTGSIRRGLTAANGVAHPRPVRVASLTRFREYLLNERTLKVAIETFESPADGVPFGFPRFLLQPDLSPDGDRDGLSDLAEFIVGTDPTRSDTDGDGVNDGTEVRSGTQPLGEDPGEPGALGGAATSGYAWDVCVEGDRALLAAGAAGLEVFNVFETMPPVRIAQLKLGGEATAVACLGRNAIVAVRGAGLAMVDLEGPSAPSLRALTPTGAEVSGVAMSGGLAAAALEDGSLLLLDSATGTVIQKLELGYPLDDVLVSGRYVYVLGRSGEDALVSAVEVRDGFAFVSGSASSKGSRGAGGRRLRLVSGSDRLLVIHTAGFSIIDLTNPGQPSVEAQVLTGQFGWRHAAMLGENLFAAADPVSTDDGAHDVQIYRFEPGGTTVSFDQQIPTPGSAEAVAIRQGLGYVADGASGLQVVRFQDADRAGRPPLVSWASPPVESRVEEAKMFVQAVLATDDVGVSRVEFLLDGTLVATDASPPFELKLLTPRRALGREIIRLRARAIDTGGNVTVSDELALELTADASAPVAMSLTPPPGVEVANEAVRSIQVVFNEPIEASSLPAGSLRLFFAGSDATLGTADDVDLPGEVTYSAATSTLILSLTSPVAQGRFRAVLLEGLGDRVGNRLTSPVSWDFTVVGPRVVQRLPAPGGNSGGTRVEIRFSSFLDPASVGAAPVVTSAGPDEQLGTGDDVLMGGSVNYLPGTAELARHFAAPLPSGNYRVLLPQTLASAAQVAMAAPVTWDFKVSSVTFGTNAISLSGVLAGEFATDEHRVTVQAGGAFVIQNPNQLRVVLTRLDGSILADENRSLLKISDLVPGAYLIQVHRGAGGGSLNYTLGLNRFSQRVVEQVLVGESPQSITGRTKLDAGDEDVYLLSMTAGQNYFVQLLASGFPCPVRWSVFEPGGVPLVFLQAGCGQSAVVRSPTGGVMRVVVEGLRAGRADLRVTRSQQRSFQIDLTGVDLYSSSSDPQFSGSKSTLNPGDSALVAITAAAGEEYHFSDPSGSFECMSVRFTGPTGEILTDEECDGPRTLTFGAGGVHQLRIVNTLSGARSMRLLLARHVRRMLPELNLAAGGFVRREERLNGPGSQDSYPVVLSADQEVIFTPGRFNRCHNWQLLNDQGERVFGPASMCGRSVRFSPASSGVFQLVITATPDSADFGSDYAFAAGTPGIVTTRHDLRVDRALEAFDELPLPGAGRVFELEFLAEEVVKFQIGLGSEGCSGLVAARVLAPDGTLLFSLNEGDCGATRFLRLGRAGIYRVEFQLSPDAEPERYGLQVDRARQAPGRWVAQTDLKNPLQGPGTALLAAEGSSDVYVAGPFAGGVGVAQRSGEGWDILGLASRQDAVPVRVLALLRRGAHLFAAGNFTSMGGVAAPGIARWNGSIWESLGTGIEVVAADFSNQLLEVRDLAFLGDNLFAGGLFRVSGGVPTFNLSRWDGTRWHSLPGPLGLRQLDGVGGRRDDLGESADSLVVLGGKVYVAGAYQFPSSNIGGWGLDGMLDNTFGGTLRSTFDRGRVRLARADGGLLYVQGEIGRAGANFGTIDVQDFAVWTGTEWRRGPTSLPSFGVSDMVVRGETIVVGGMLFNLSDDTATGRPENSTVTQGIGLWNGTEWSAPGIGVESEAGSFEGAARVSGSVARLQLRGQQLYVTGQFTFAGGNPAAFYAVWENAP from the coding sequence ATGACGTTGTACTCAAGGTTCGTGGCCCTCGTTTGCCTTTTGGTGGCCTTCGGTTGGAACTGCCGCGCCGCAGATCTGCTCATCGATGCCGTGGAATTGAAGTCGGATGCTCGAGTCGAGATTCGCTTCACCCCATCACCCTCCTCTTACTACCGGCTGTTCCGGGGCAGGGAGTTGCGTTCAATCCGAGACCTGGTGCAGGTTTCCTTGACCAGTCCCATGGTCACGGTTGCCACGGAAGACCAAGGCTTTTTCCAGTTGGAACAGATTTCGCGCGCCGCGGGCTTGGATTCCGATGCGGATGGACTGCCGGATCTTTATGAATTGGGGCGGCCCTCGTTTCAGCCGCTGAATCCTGCTGACGCCCGGTTGGACTTCGATCGGGATGGCATTCCCAACGTTGAGGAGTTCCAGAACGGGACAGATCCGGAAGTGGGCGAGCTGCGGCCCACCACGGTGACGGCCTCTCCGGCTCAAGGGGATGATGGGGTTTCCGTGCATCGGGAGACCGTGCTGTCATTTTCTCGCCCGCTGTCGGTGGGAGCCACCTTGGACAACGCGACGTTGCGGGCTGACTCCCTTGGTCGCGCCATCTTGGTTCGACGTGCTATCTCTCCCGACCGACGACGGGCCACACTGTTCTACCTGGAGCCGCTTCCCTCTGGAAGCCGGGTGCGGGTGACTCTGGATGGGGCGCGGCTTCTGGATGATCGTGGGATTGCGGTCGACGGGGATGCGGATGGTCAGGCGGGAGGGGTGATGGTTGTTGAGTTTGACACCGCGCCCAGCTCGGCGGTTCCAGAGACCGCGGTGATCGGGCGCGTCTTCGCCTCCGAGTTGCGGCCGGGCACCGACACAGGGATCAACGCTGTGAACCGCCCGCTCGCTGGTGTGATCGTCACCGTGGATGGGCAGGAAGAGTCGCTCCGGACGGTCACCGACGCCGACGGCAACTTCACCTTGAAGCCTTCGCCGGCGGGAAGGTTTTTTGTGAAAGTTGATGGCCGCACTGCCGTCGGCAGCGACTGGCCCAGCGGCAATTATTATCCGATTGTGGGCAAAGCGTGGGAAGCGGTGGCAGGCCGATTGGACAATCTGGCTGGGGGGAATGGTCAGATCTTCCTGCCGCGTATCGCGGCCGGGACCCTCCAAGTCGTTAAGACATCTGGCAACACGGTGGTGAGCTTTCCCGACGACGTGCTGCGGGCGAATCCGGCGCTAGCCGGAGTCAGTCTGTTGATCCCTCCCGGTTCCTTGTCGGACGATGCGGGCCTCCGAGGTGGCAGGATTGGCATCGCCCCGGTTCCACCGGACCGGCTTCCAGAACCGTTGCCGGACGATTTGCAATTTCCCCTGGTCATCACGGTTCAGAGCGATGGCCCCCAGAACCTGTCCATTCCAGCTCCGATTTGTTTTCCGAACCTTCCCGATCCTGAAACGGGCCTGGTGGCAGTGGGCGGGAGCAAGTCGGCATTGTGGAGTTTTGACCACGACAAAGGCTATTGGGAGATCGTGGGATCCATGACGGTTTCGCCGGACGGCTCCCGTGTGTGCACCGACCCGGGAGTCGGCATCCAGCAGCCGGGCTGGCATGGAGTCCAACCGGGCGCTTCGGGCAGCGGTGGGGAGGTCGAGAAGGAAGAGGAGCAATGCTCTGTACTGATTGTGGGCCCGATTGGCGGCACCACCAATGTGGTGTACTCCTTTGGGACAAGTATCAGCGGGGGCGGCAGTTGGTCCTGGAGTGCTCCGGGGGGCGAGCCGTCGGCTGGTTCTGGCCCTGAGTTCTCCACTCGGTATGCCCAGCTCGGCGACTATCAGATCACCGTGGCTTATACCTCTCCTGATGGTGAGCAGGAGTGCTCCGATGTGCACACCGTGCGGATTACGCCCGACGAGTGCCGGGTCTCCATTGGCGGATTTGTCCGCGCGGTGGCGGGTGTGCGAGAGACCTATCAAGCCACGGTGCATCCAGAAGTTGGAACCTACCGATGGAGCGTGGACTCGGGTGGATCCTTGTTCGGGCAGGGCGATGGTCCAACGGTGGATGTGGCCTGGCGAACTGGGGGGCGGCATGTGTTGAAGCTTGTCTACACCACCAAACCACCTTCGGGTGCCCCGCAGACTTGCGAGGATGAGGTAAGTGTTTTCGTGGACGAAACTCTCGAACTTCTGGACCATCGGGACCTTCCGCTTTCCGACGCGGAGCCTCCTTTCGTTGGCTCGACGATCACGGTTCACGGAAATCTCTCCAGCTCACTCGGCCGGTATGAGTGGAGCGGCAGCGAGGGCGTGAATATCCTCAACCCCGCTTCATCGCACACTCAGATTTCCTTTAGTTCTCCGGGAATGAAGGTCATTCAGGCCACGTTCACACCGTTTGAGGAGTCCGGAAAATCCCAAACCCGCCTCGTGACCCTGCGCGTGCGAGATACCTGCACGGTGGTCCTCACACCTCTGCGCAGCGTTGCCGCGGTAGGTGACCCCGTCACCGTGACCGTCACGACCGCCCCGGACTCGGGTGGTACGGTCAGCTGGGAGGCGGTGGGTGCCACGCCAGCCACCGGGACCGGTCGCTCCTTCACGACGCGGTATGCCAAGGAGGGAATCTATCAGGTGACGGCGACCTACGAGACGGCCCAAGGCGAGCGGTGCAGCGTCCTGGGCAGTGTGCAAGTTGGTGCCATCGATTGCCGTTTGACCTTGAGCGGTCCCTCGGTCCTGGAGCCTGGAGAGGTGGGAGACTTCAGTGTCCTGGGAAACGGCACGAGCGGGTTTTATGCGGCGAAGGTGGCCACCACCGGGGAAAGCCTCGGTTTCGGCCAGCCTGGAGACGGGGTGCCGTTCGAGTTCGGAGTGGGATTCAACTCTCCTGGAACCTACACCGTTGAGGTTGTTTATCTGGGCACGTTCGCGTTGCTCACCCCCGGTGAGTGCACCTTGACCCACACTGTCACGGTTTCAGGCCCGACTCCACCCGTGCCCAGTCTTGCGGATGTCTCAGGCGCGGGGAGTCCAGCGGTTCGTCCGGTCAAGGGGAGGAACTATTACGCGCGGGTCAACCTGAAGACCGGCTCCATCCGGCGCGGGCTGACGGCCGCGAATGGCGTGGCCCACCCTCGGCCCGTGCGCGTGGCCTCACTTACCCGCTTCCGGGAGTATTTGCTCAACGAGCGAACGCTGAAGGTGGCGATCGAAACCTTTGAATCTCCGGCGGACGGTGTCCCGTTTGGGTTTCCGCGATTCCTCCTTCAACCAGACCTCAGCCCTGATGGCGACCGCGACGGCCTCAGCGACTTGGCGGAGTTCATAGTGGGAACGGATCCGACTCGATCCGACACCGATGGTGATGGAGTGAACGACGGGACCGAGGTGCGATCGGGAACCCAACCTTTGGGTGAAGATCCCGGTGAGCCCGGCGCACTGGGGGGCGCGGCGACCTCGGGTTATGCCTGGGATGTTTGTGTGGAAGGGGACCGAGCTCTTCTCGCGGCCGGCGCAGCCGGTCTGGAAGTGTTTAACGTCTTCGAAACAATGCCGCCAGTCCGCATCGCGCAACTGAAGCTGGGCGGTGAAGCCACCGCGGTTGCTTGCCTGGGCCGGAATGCCATCGTGGCCGTCCGTGGCGCCGGCTTGGCCATGGTGGATCTGGAAGGCCCCTCCGCCCCATCACTTCGAGCCCTGACTCCGACCGGTGCTGAGGTTTCCGGAGTTGCCATGAGCGGAGGCTTGGCGGCTGCAGCTCTGGAGGATGGTTCGCTTCTGTTGCTGGATTCAGCCACGGGCACCGTCATTCAGAAGCTTGAGCTGGGGTATCCTCTGGACGACGTTTTGGTCTCGGGTAGGTATGTGTATGTGCTCGGCAGATCCGGAGAGGACGCCTTGGTCTCCGCGGTCGAGGTTCGTGATGGATTCGCTTTTGTCTCGGGCAGCGCTTCTTCCAAAGGAAGCCGTGGTGCTGGGGGGAGACGCTTGCGGTTGGTCTCGGGCTCGGACCGGCTCTTGGTCATCCATACCGCGGGATTTAGTATCATCGATTTGACCAATCCTGGGCAGCCTTCGGTTGAGGCGCAGGTTCTGACAGGCCAGTTCGGCTGGCGACACGCAGCGATGTTGGGCGAGAACCTGTTCGCGGCTGCTGATCCGGTGAGCACCGACGACGGAGCGCACGACGTTCAGATCTACCGTTTTGAGCCCGGGGGTACGACTGTTTCCTTCGATCAGCAGATTCCGACTCCTGGAAGTGCGGAGGCGGTCGCCATCCGCCAGGGGCTTGGTTACGTGGCGGACGGTGCGTCCGGGCTACAAGTGGTACGTTTTCAGGACGCAGACCGGGCTGGTCGGCCTCCTCTGGTGAGCTGGGCAAGTCCGCCGGTAGAATCTCGCGTGGAGGAAGCAAAGATGTTCGTTCAAGCGGTGCTCGCCACCGACGATGTGGGTGTTTCGCGCGTGGAATTTCTCCTGGATGGAACTCTCGTAGCCACGGATGCCTCACCGCCCTTTGAGCTAAAGTTGCTCACTCCGCGCCGCGCGTTGGGCCGGGAGATCATCCGGCTTCGTGCCCGCGCGATCGACACGGGCGGGAACGTGACTGTCAGCGACGAACTGGCTCTCGAATTGACGGCCGATGCTTCCGCGCCTGTCGCCATGTCGCTCACTCCGCCTCCTGGGGTTGAGGTTGCCAATGAGGCGGTGCGTTCCATTCAAGTGGTGTTCAATGAGCCTATCGAGGCCTCGTCACTCCCTGCTGGCTCGCTCCGTCTGTTCTTTGCGGGAAGCGATGCTACGCTGGGAACAGCGGATGACGTGGACCTTCCTGGCGAAGTGACCTACAGCGCCGCCACGTCGACATTGATTCTCTCGCTGACCTCGCCGGTTGCCCAGGGGCGCTTTCGCGCGGTCCTGTTGGAGGGACTTGGAGATCGGGTCGGGAATCGGCTGACCTCGCCCGTTTCCTGGGATTTTACCGTGGTGGGTCCGCGGGTCGTGCAACGGTTGCCGGCACCTGGAGGCAACTCCGGCGGAACTCGGGTGGAGATTCGCTTCAGCAGCTTCTTGGATCCTGCCTCGGTGGGGGCTGCGCCAGTGGTAACCTCGGCCGGCCCGGATGAACAACTCGGCACCGGGGATGATGTGCTGATGGGAGGCTCGGTGAACTATCTTCCCGGCACCGCCGAACTTGCTCGGCATTTCGCCGCTCCGTTGCCCTCCGGCAACTATCGTGTCCTGCTGCCCCAAACCCTTGCCAGTGCGGCCCAGGTGGCGATGGCTGCGCCGGTGACCTGGGACTTTAAGGTAAGCTCGGTGACCTTCGGCACGAACGCCATCTCGCTTTCCGGTGTCCTGGCGGGTGAGTTCGCCACGGATGAGCATCGGGTGACCGTCCAGGCGGGGGGCGCGTTTGTGATTCAAAATCCGAATCAGTTGCGCGTGGTGCTCACCCGTCTAGACGGGAGCATTTTGGCCGATGAGAACCGGTCTTTGCTCAAAATTTCCGATTTGGTTCCGGGGGCCTACCTGATTCAGGTTCATCGCGGGGCAGGGGGAGGTAGCCTGAACTACACGCTGGGGCTGAACCGCTTCAGCCAACGGGTCGTGGAACAGGTTTTGGTGGGCGAGAGCCCGCAAAGTATCACCGGACGAACCAAGTTGGACGCGGGGGATGAAGACGTCTACCTGCTCTCGATGACGGCAGGTCAAAACTATTTCGTGCAGCTGTTGGCCAGCGGTTTTCCTTGTCCGGTTCGGTGGAGCGTGTTCGAGCCGGGAGGTGTGCCCCTGGTGTTCCTCCAGGCAGGTTGCGGTCAATCCGCCGTGGTGAGGAGTCCGACCGGTGGCGTGATGCGGGTGGTCGTCGAGGGACTCCGTGCCGGTCGGGCCGACCTGCGAGTCACGCGATCTCAGCAGCGCAGTTTTCAAATCGACCTCACCGGTGTTGATCTTTACTCCAGTAGTTCGGATCCGCAGTTCTCCGGTTCCAAGTCGACCCTTAATCCGGGGGATAGCGCCCTGGTGGCGATCACAGCTGCGGCCGGCGAGGAATATCACTTCAGCGATCCCTCGGGATCCTTTGAGTGCATGTCCGTCCGGTTCACGGGGCCGACCGGTGAGATCCTGACCGACGAGGAGTGCGACGGGCCCCGCACGCTGACCTTTGGGGCTGGAGGTGTGCACCAACTCCGGATCGTCAACACGTTGAGTGGTGCCCGGTCGATGAGGCTTTTGCTCGCGCGCCATGTCCGACGCATGTTGCCGGAGTTGAATCTGGCGGCGGGAGGGTTCGTTCGTCGTGAGGAGCGCCTGAACGGCCCCGGGAGCCAAGATAGCTATCCGGTGGTGCTGTCAGCTGATCAGGAAGTGATCTTCACGCCTGGAAGATTCAACCGTTGTCACAACTGGCAGTTGCTGAATGACCAGGGCGAGCGGGTCTTCGGGCCGGCGAGCATGTGTGGGCGGAGTGTGCGTTTTTCGCCTGCGTCCAGCGGGGTGTTTCAGCTCGTGATCACCGCTACTCCGGACTCGGCTGACTTCGGATCCGATTACGCGTTCGCCGCCGGGACCCCCGGGATCGTCACGACTCGGCACGATCTGCGGGTCGATCGGGCATTGGAGGCCTTTGACGAACTCCCGCTGCCCGGAGCCGGCCGCGTCTTTGAATTGGAATTCCTCGCGGAAGAGGTGGTTAAGTTCCAGATCGGGCTGGGTAGCGAGGGTTGCAGCGGTCTGGTCGCGGCGCGGGTCCTCGCTCCGGATGGCACGCTGCTTTTTTCGCTGAACGAAGGAGACTGCGGTGCCACGCGGTTCCTCAGGCTGGGCCGAGCCGGAATTTATCGAGTGGAGTTCCAGCTCTCGCCGGACGCTGAGCCGGAGCGGTATGGACTGCAGGTGGATCGTGCGCGTCAAGCCCCAGGCCGATGGGTCGCTCAGACCGACCTCAAGAATCCGCTGCAGGGACCCGGGACCGCGCTGCTGGCGGCAGAAGGCAGTTCTGATGTGTATGTGGCCGGGCCTTTTGCCGGTGGTGTCGGGGTGGCGCAGCGGAGCGGGGAGGGATGGGATATTCTCGGTCTTGCCTCGCGGCAGGATGCTGTTCCGGTTCGTGTTCTCGCGCTATTACGTCGAGGCGCTCACCTGTTTGCGGCAGGCAATTTTACTTCCATGGGAGGTGTTGCCGCTCCTGGCATCGCACGTTGGAATGGGTCGATCTGGGAGTCGCTTGGGACGGGTATCGAGGTCGTCGCCGCGGACTTTTCGAATCAGCTGCTGGAGGTGCGAGATCTCGCGTTCCTGGGGGACAATCTTTTTGCGGGCGGACTGTTCCGTGTCTCCGGCGGGGTGCCGACCTTTAATCTCAGTCGTTGGGATGGAACTCGATGGCACTCGCTGCCGGGACCTCTCGGCCTGCGGCAATTGGACGGGGTGGGCGGCCGACGCGACGACCTGGGGGAGTCAGCGGATTCGCTCGTGGTCTTGGGAGGTAAGGTCTATGTCGCGGGGGCCTATCAATTCCCAAGCTCCAACATTGGGGGCTGGGGGCTGGATGGTATGCTGGACAATACCTTCGGCGGCACTCTTCGATCCACGTTCGATCGCGGTCGCGTCCGGCTGGCCCGGGCCGACGGGGGGCTTTTATATGTGCAGGGTGAGATCGGCAGGGCGGGTGCAAACTTTGGAACCATCGACGTTCAGGATTTTGCGGTCTGGACGGGAACTGAATGGCGACGTGGGCCGACTTCCCTGCCGTCCTTCGGGGTCAGTGATATGGTGGTTCGGGGCGAGACTATCGTGGTTGGGGGAATGTTGTTCAACCTGTCGGATGACACTGCGACCGGCCGTCCGGAGAACTCCACTGTGACCCAAGGGATTGGCCTTTGGAACGGCACTGAGTGGAGCGCCCCAGGGATCGGTGTGGAGTCGGAGGCGGGTTCCTTCGAGGGGGCAGCGCGCGTGTCTGGCTCGGTGGCCCGTTTGCAGCTGCGAGGTCAGCAGCTCTACGTGACCGGCCAGTTCACCTTCGCCGGGGGTAATCCTGCGGCATTTTACGCGGTGTGGGAAAACGCTCCGTGA